A region of Leptolyngbya sp. 'hensonii' DNA encodes the following proteins:
- a CDS encoding CHAT domain-containing protein has translation MAPLLAAGPNNYAIWVLKAPSPGGFVHHDCVWPEPLTQTWHAWQEMFSLRGLPNVPRVSSVSVSPLVELPSLDANPAAFPPQQIGLTGRLMQHLGTSLWQWLLGGPIQSSFDQSQGIAIGQNKPLRLRLEIRDPDLVALPWEIMQPQSGKQAISLSQQLLFSRTTTAVDPLQPLRIEQSLKILLVLGQDVDTLTGNSGPLRASGAVLQLEQEASTLAQVLENCCHPESMTSRSVIPVPCRVDTLVQPTPAELTQHLETGQYNILFYAGHGTPAPDGGLLLLRSDTKMSGTELAQVLTRCRVTLAVFNACWGAQPDHDGEKAIPRSSLAEVLVHHGVPAVLAMRDSIADQEALSFIQAFAQALAERVPIDQAVAVARQHLLTLYKFNQPAWSLPVLYMHPEFNGELVRPVEEGMTELPTNPSYGWQHPVAALRLLGSTTRVWPIQGGLIRVGRKGENDLVIQEQWVSQKHAEIFCRDVFAEGAVVPTYFLRDFSRYGTLVLGPGGWQKVHHQEVPLQSGTQLKFGSSQGQALEFLIETPLIPDDV, from the coding sequence GTGGCACCACTGCTGGCCGCAGGCCCGAATAACTATGCCATCTGGGTTTTGAAGGCCCCGTCGCCGGGGGGCTTCGTTCACCATGACTGCGTCTGGCCTGAGCCCTTAACCCAGACCTGGCATGCATGGCAGGAGATGTTTTCCCTCCGAGGGTTGCCTAATGTGCCACGTGTTTCCTCGGTAAGCGTCTCTCCCCTGGTGGAACTCCCTTCTCTGGATGCGAATCCGGCTGCTTTTCCGCCTCAGCAAATTGGATTGACCGGTCGCCTGATGCAACACTTGGGAACCAGTCTGTGGCAATGGTTGTTGGGTGGGCCAATTCAGAGTAGCTTCGACCAGAGCCAGGGCATTGCGATCGGGCAGAATAAGCCGCTACGCCTGCGCCTGGAAATTCGCGATCCAGATCTGGTGGCCCTGCCTTGGGAAATCATGCAGCCCCAGTCCGGTAAACAGGCGATTTCTCTCAGTCAACAACTGCTCTTCAGCCGCACCACCACGGCGGTGGATCCGCTGCAACCCCTGCGAATTGAGCAGTCCCTCAAAATCCTGCTGGTGTTGGGACAGGATGTGGATACCCTGACCGGAAACTCGGGGCCCCTGCGGGCCAGTGGCGCTGTTTTGCAATTGGAACAGGAAGCCAGCACCTTGGCCCAAGTCCTGGAGAATTGCTGCCATCCGGAATCCATGACCAGTCGATCGGTGATCCCTGTTCCCTGTCGGGTTGATACCCTGGTGCAACCGACGCCAGCCGAACTCACCCAACACCTGGAGACGGGGCAATACAATATCCTGTTCTATGCTGGTCATGGGACGCCAGCCCCCGATGGTGGGTTGCTCCTGTTGCGCTCCGATACGAAAATGAGTGGAACGGAACTGGCCCAGGTTCTGACCCGTTGTCGAGTTACCCTGGCAGTATTCAATGCCTGCTGGGGAGCCCAACCCGACCATGATGGGGAAAAGGCCATTCCTCGAAGTAGTTTGGCGGAGGTCTTGGTTCACCATGGGGTGCCAGCGGTGTTAGCAATGCGGGACTCGATCGCTGACCAGGAAGCCCTCAGCTTTATCCAGGCGTTTGCCCAGGCCCTGGCGGAGCGGGTGCCGATCGATCAGGCTGTAGCCGTAGCCCGACAACATCTGCTCACCCTCTACAAATTTAACCAGCCTGCCTGGTCTTTGCCGGTGCTGTATATGCATCCGGAATTTAATGGAGAACTGGTCAGGCCCGTGGAGGAGGGGATGACGGAACTCCCCACCAACCCCAGCTATGGTTGGCAGCATCCAGTAGCAGCCCTGAGGCTGCTGGGGTCTACCACCAGAGTCTGGCCGATTCAGGGCGGTTTGATTCGGGTGGGTCGTAAGGGTGAGAATGATCTGGTGATTCAGGAACAGTGGGTCTCTCAGAAGCATGCGGAGATTTTCTGCCGGGATGTTTTTGCTGAAGGGGCAGTGGTCCCCACCTATTTCCTGCGAGATTTTTCCCGCTATGGCACGCTGGTATTAGGACCTGGTGGCTGGCAGAAAGTGCATCACCAGGAAGTTCCCCTCCAGTCGGGGACGCAATTAAAGTTTGGCAGTTCCCAGGGGCAGGCCCTGGAGTTTCTGATCGAAACGCCCCTGATCCCTGATGATGTCTAG
- a CDS encoding LysR family transcriptional regulator, translating into MRLEQLQAFLAVAETGSFQQAARKCGVTQSTVSRQIQSLEGDLGLPLLHRAAKARLTLGGERLLPHVRKICQEWQVATEELNDLIGGKQPELCIAAIQSVCAHYLPPILQKFCSDFPGMQLRVTSLGSDRALKVLKDGLVDVAIVMQNRFLTASQEMIVDTLYEEPIEILMAAHHPLTQYEIVPWAALVQYPQVVFKDGYGMQRLVQEQFTRQGATLNAVLELNTLDAFRGVVRQGELIALLPRSAILDVHLDATLATRSTEDPVINRQVVLVTTRDRVLIPPIQHFCDLVRHHIYPQRDMPVTAREVPIPLQHVV; encoded by the coding sequence ATGCGCTTAGAACAGTTGCAAGCCTTTCTGGCGGTTGCAGAGACTGGGAGCTTTCAGCAGGCGGCTCGCAAGTGTGGGGTCACCCAGTCCACAGTCAGCCGTCAGATCCAGAGCCTGGAGGGAGATCTGGGTCTGCCTCTGTTACATCGTGCAGCTAAGGCACGGTTAACCCTGGGAGGAGAACGATTACTTCCCCATGTGCGTAAGATTTGCCAGGAATGGCAGGTCGCAACAGAAGAACTCAACGATCTAATCGGGGGGAAGCAGCCAGAACTCTGCATTGCCGCGATTCAATCTGTCTGTGCCCATTATCTGCCACCCATTTTGCAGAAATTCTGTAGCGACTTCCCGGGCATGCAGTTACGGGTGACTTCCCTAGGCAGCGATCGGGCGCTGAAAGTGCTGAAAGATGGCCTGGTAGATGTGGCGATCGTCATGCAAAATCGGTTTTTGACCGCCAGCCAGGAAATGATCGTGGATACGTTATACGAGGAGCCGATCGAAATACTCATGGCGGCTCATCATCCTCTGACCCAATATGAAATTGTGCCCTGGGCTGCCCTGGTTCAGTATCCTCAGGTCGTTTTTAAGGATGGCTATGGAATGCAGCGACTGGTGCAGGAGCAATTTACTCGTCAGGGTGCTACCCTAAATGCAGTTCTGGAACTCAATACGTTGGATGCCTTTCGGGGAGTGGTGCGCCAGGGGGAGCTCATCGCCCTGTTGCCTAGATCGGCCATTCTGGATGTCCATCTGGATGCGACCTTGGCTACGCGCTCCACTGAGGATCCGGTGATCAATCGGCAAGTGGTCCTGGTGACAACCCGCGATCGGGTGCTGATTCCACCCATTCAACATTTTTGTGATTTGGTGCGCCACCATATCTACCCGCAAAGAGACATGCCTGTTACAGCCAGGGAGGTCCCAATCCCGTTACAACACGTTGTATGA
- a CDS encoding L,D-transpeptidase, whose amino-acid sequence MQKGLSTLICVTCLSGVAVVGMMGEAKAVEMVAKISERQLYVYSDSGQLIRKFDIAVARPGKVTPLGNFRVQDKAVWPAWYPPSGGGVVPGGPGNPLGERWIGFNGEYGIHGTNNQASVGKAASSGCFRMRSKDIIALYDLVKVGDRITVVR is encoded by the coding sequence ATGCAGAAGGGATTGTCTACATTGATTTGTGTGACTTGCTTGAGTGGTGTGGCCGTCGTGGGAATGATGGGCGAAGCGAAGGCTGTGGAAATGGTTGCGAAGATTTCTGAGCGACAACTCTATGTCTATAGCGATAGTGGCCAGTTGATCCGCAAGTTTGATATTGCGGTGGCTCGGCCTGGAAAAGTGACGCCCCTGGGGAATTTTCGGGTGCAGGATAAGGCAGTCTGGCCCGCCTGGTATCCTCCCAGTGGCGGTGGGGTGGTTCCCGGTGGACCCGGTAATCCTCTGGGGGAACGCTGGATTGGCTTCAATGGGGAATATGGCATCCACGGCACGAATAATCAGGCTTCCGTTGGTAAAGCTGCTTCATCAGGTTGTTTTCGCATGCGATCAAAGGACATTATTGCCCTCTATGATCTGGTGAAGGTTGGCGATCGGATTACGGTCGTTCGTTAA
- a CDS encoding heme oxygenase (biliverdin-producing), giving the protein MSTNLATKLREGTKKSHTMAENVGFVKCFLKGVVEKTSYRKLVGNLYFVYSAMEEEMERHRQHPIVSKFYFPELNRKASLESDLFYYYGANWREQVAPSPAAEAYINRIREVSATDPVLLAAHSYTRYLGDLSGGQILKGIAQRAMNLADGQGTAFYEFADIPDEKAFKNKYREAMNELPVDDATADRVVDEANAAFGMNMKMFMELEGNLIKAIGQMLFNSLTRRRARGSTELATAE; this is encoded by the coding sequence ATGAGCACTAATTTAGCAACCAAACTCCGTGAGGGAACGAAAAAGTCCCACACAATGGCTGAAAATGTCGGTTTCGTCAAGTGTTTTTTAAAGGGCGTTGTTGAAAAAACCTCTTATCGCAAGCTAGTCGGCAATCTCTACTTCGTCTATTCCGCAATGGAAGAAGAGATGGAACGTCATCGGCAACATCCGATCGTCTCGAAGTTTTACTTTCCCGAGTTAAACCGCAAGGCCAGCCTGGAATCAGATCTCTTCTATTACTATGGGGCCAACTGGCGGGAGCAGGTTGCTCCTTCACCTGCAGCAGAGGCCTACATCAATCGCATTCGAGAAGTTTCTGCCACCGACCCTGTTCTGCTGGCAGCCCATTCCTACACCCGCTACCTGGGTGACCTATCTGGAGGACAGATTCTCAAAGGGATCGCTCAGCGGGCTATGAATTTGGCTGATGGTCAGGGAACGGCCTTCTATGAGTTTGCTGACATCCCAGATGAGAAGGCCTTCAAAAACAAATACCGTGAGGCCATGAACGAACTGCCCGTTGATGATGCCACGGCCGATCGGGTGGTCGATGAAGCGAACGCAGCTTTCGGGATGAACATGAAGATGTTTATGGAGCTGGAAGGAAATCTGATCAAAGCCATTGGTCAGATGCTATTCAACTCTCTGACCCGCCGTCGGGCTCGGGGCAGCACGGAATTAGCCACAGCCGAGTAA
- a CDS encoding anthranilate phosphoribosyltransferase family protein — MSNAFRELLRKVGSGVHTHKDLTRAEAEAATRMMLLQEATPAQIGAFMIAHRIKRPTGEELAGMLDAYDQLGPKLQPISSDRPTLILGSPYDGRDRTAPISPITALILAAAGCPVLLHGGDRMPTKAGVPLVELWEGLGLNWRLRSLEEIQRLFQRTLLGFVYLPLHFPLAQGLVSYRDQIGKRPPFATIELLWAPYAGASHVVSGFVHPPTEATLQESFRFRGTPAQFTTVKGLEGSCDLPRDRTSIIGLGQLSDPEQPLLDRLLLHPRDYDLAGVDVAFTSTAQWVMDVQSLLQGRPSELQRSVLWNGGFYLWRAGVCEDMAAGLHRAETMLATGEVAQKLEEIRAAVTPQTEALLKN, encoded by the coding sequence ATGAGCAATGCATTCAGAGAGCTATTGCGTAAAGTGGGGAGCGGTGTCCATACCCATAAAGATTTGACCCGGGCGGAAGCGGAAGCGGCGACTCGAATGATGCTCCTACAAGAGGCAACACCGGCTCAAATTGGGGCTTTTATGATTGCCCATCGCATTAAGCGTCCGACGGGGGAAGAACTGGCGGGGATGCTGGATGCCTATGACCAGTTAGGCCCAAAATTGCAACCCATCTCCAGCGATCGTCCAACCTTGATTTTGGGTTCTCCTTATGACGGACGAGATCGGACAGCTCCGATCAGCCCCATCACGGCCCTGATCCTGGCCGCAGCCGGATGTCCGGTGCTGCTCCATGGGGGGGATCGGATGCCCACCAAGGCGGGGGTGCCCCTGGTAGAACTGTGGGAGGGGCTGGGGCTTAACTGGCGTCTGCGATCGCTGGAGGAGATCCAGCGTTTGTTTCAGAGGACTTTGCTGGGGTTTGTCTATTTACCGCTACATTTTCCCCTGGCTCAAGGTCTGGTGTCCTATCGGGATCAGATTGGCAAACGCCCCCCCTTTGCGACCATTGAGTTGCTCTGGGCTCCTTATGCGGGTGCGTCCCATGTTGTGTCTGGATTTGTTCATCCTCCGACTGAGGCAACGCTGCAGGAATCCTTTCGTTTCAGAGGAACGCCAGCTCAGTTCACAACGGTCAAGGGCCTGGAAGGAAGCTGTGATCTGCCCCGCGATCGCACGTCGATTATTGGTTTAGGACAGTTGAGTGATCCCGAACAACCACTGCTGGATCGATTGCTCCTCCATCCTCGGGATTATGATCTGGCAGGTGTGGATGTTGCCTTCACCTCAACAGCCCAATGGGTGATGGATGTGCAATCACTGCTCCAGGGAAGGCCCTCGGAACTGCAGCGATCGGTCCTCTGGAATGGTGGGTTTTACCTCTGGCGGGCAGGTGTTTGCGAGGATATGGCCGCAGGATTGCATCGCGCTGAAACCATGCTGGCAACGGGAGAAGTTGCTCAGAAACTGGAGGAGATTAGGGCAGCGGTTACTCCTCAGACAGAAGCCCTACTTAAAAATTGA